In Prosthecodimorpha staleyi, the following are encoded in one genomic region:
- a CDS encoding outer membrane beta-barrel protein encodes MLRRSVPVIWVLVGAAGAAAAQGAPPLRGSDGALPPGLQQLRSDTDPVAARTPAVARPRGRESTAPAGRRPPTVGTNPPGSTIDWLGPPIDPPGLVPADPLSPGPGAPGASDARAAVPAAGGGTAAPISGTGAGPAAAGPGSARTDTAGPNATAANLAGLPVSGSNSSGVAGPGAQRGRDGRLATTTRAVDRRAPTTGALRPATPARAAEPAAPADPVPPGLRRTGEDPLADTDEPYAQQGFRAGGFLLRPALEIGVGRTSNAAASTTGRPGSVLSVAPELRAASDWSRHALEFDLRGSYLAYPADRSLDQPSANLKAAGRVDLADGMRLDLKAGYAVSRQSSGSAENPSGTAVPSTATTVTGSAGFTRDAGLIFLTLRTDLESTRYSGGTLEGGGPIADAASRDNDRVIAALRTGFHLSPAVTPYVEVQASRRSYVEPAAAKLRDADGRAVKAGAELDFGPILRGDLSAGWASESPAGPKLGDLAGATLDGSLIWSPTRLTRVTLTAKTAFEPTTLAGSPGSIARTLGVTVNQQLGRQMAAEAGLSATDRRYQGLPLEERSSTAKAALTWSFNPNVQAFLRTQYDRFHSTTAGSDYDVGTVTIGLRLQK; translated from the coding sequence AGCTCCGCAGCGATACGGACCCGGTTGCGGCGCGGACGCCGGCCGTCGCGCGCCCGCGCGGTCGCGAATCAACTGCGCCGGCCGGCCGGCGCCCCCCGACCGTTGGCACCAATCCGCCGGGGTCGACGATCGACTGGCTCGGCCCCCCGATCGATCCGCCGGGCCTCGTACCCGCCGATCCGCTGTCCCCCGGCCCCGGCGCGCCGGGCGCTTCCGATGCGCGCGCCGCGGTGCCGGCGGCCGGCGGCGGTACCGCGGCACCGATTTCAGGCACGGGAGCCGGTCCGGCCGCAGCGGGCCCCGGCTCGGCCCGCACCGATACTGCCGGCCCGAACGCGACCGCCGCGAACTTGGCGGGCTTGCCCGTTTCGGGCTCGAACTCGTCCGGCGTCGCCGGGCCCGGAGCGCAACGCGGTCGAGACGGACGCCTGGCAACGACGACCCGGGCCGTTGACCGGCGGGCCCCGACAACGGGCGCGCTGCGGCCGGCGACGCCTGCGCGCGCCGCCGAACCGGCCGCCCCGGCCGATCCGGTTCCGCCCGGCCTGCGCCGGACCGGCGAGGATCCGCTCGCCGACACGGACGAGCCCTATGCCCAGCAGGGCTTCCGCGCCGGCGGCTTCCTGCTCCGGCCGGCGCTGGAGATCGGCGTCGGCCGCACCAGCAACGCCGCAGCCTCCACCACCGGCCGGCCCGGCTCCGTGCTGTCCGTGGCGCCGGAACTGCGGGCGGCGTCGGACTGGTCGCGCCATGCGCTCGAATTCGATCTGCGCGGCAGCTATCTGGCCTATCCGGCCGACCGCAGCCTCGACCAGCCGAGCGCCAATCTGAAGGCGGCCGGCCGGGTCGACCTGGCCGACGGCATGCGGCTCGATCTGAAGGCCGGCTACGCGGTCTCGCGCCAGTCCTCCGGCAGCGCGGAGAACCCGTCCGGGACGGCGGTTCCGTCGACCGCCACGACCGTCACCGGGTCGGCAGGCTTCACCCGCGATGCCGGCCTGATCTTCCTGACCCTGCGGACGGATCTGGAATCGACCCGGTACAGCGGCGGCACGCTGGAGGGCGGCGGCCCGATCGCCGACGCCGCCTCGCGCGACAACGACCGCGTCATCGCCGCGCTCCGGACCGGGTTCCATCTGTCGCCGGCGGTGACGCCCTATGTCGAGGTCCAGGCCAGCCGGCGCAGCTATGTCGAGCCGGCGGCAGCCAAGCTGCGTGACGCCGACGGGCGCGCCGTCAAGGCGGGTGCCGAGCTCGATTTCGGGCCGATCCTGCGCGGCGACCTCTCGGCCGGATGGGCGAGCGAAAGCCCGGCGGGACCGAAGCTCGGCGATCTCGCGGGGGCGACCCTCGACGGCTCGCTGATCTGGTCGCCGACCCGGCTGACGCGGGTGACGCTGACCGCCAAGACCGCGTTCGAGCCGACCACGCTGGCCGGGTCGCCGGGCTCGATCGCGCGCACGCTGGGCGTCACGGTCAACCAGCAGCTCGGTCGCCAGATGGCGGCGGAGGCCGGACTTTCGGCGACCGACCGCCGCTATCAGGGCCTGCCCCTGGAGGAGCGCAGTTCGACCGCCAAGGCCGCGCTGACCTGGAGCTTCAATCCGAACGTCCAGGCCTTCCTGCGCACGCAGTATGACCGGTTCCATTCCACGACGGCCGGCTCCGACTACGATGTCGGCACCGTCACCATCGGACTGCGGCTGCAGAAGTAG